AAATTCTTTTTTGTCTGTAACGAATTTAGCTTTCGCTTGATAAATAACTCTTTTTCGATTAAAAGGACTATAAGCTAATTTTTCATCTTCTAAAAACATTAAACGAATTTTATTTGGATTTTTCTTAATTGCTGAATAATGTTCTGCCATTTCACTTATATATATGTACAAATTATCCTTGTATCTTAATATTGGTGCAGTAGAAGCTATTGGATTATTGTTCATTACTGTAGCTAATACAACTGAATTGTATGAATTTACAAAATCGTCAATAATAGTTTTAACTTTTTTAGCATCAAAACCATCTTTAGATTTTTTTGACATTTCAATGAAAGCATTTTTGAAATCACTAAAAGATTTTAAAGGTTTATTAAAAGGAATTTTTTCTTTTTTATTATCAACATTTAAATAAATGTATTTCAAATCAAAATCTAAAAATAAAATTTTCTTATATTTTTTATTTATATAAGTTTTATAAATATTTTCAAGTGCATCATTATGTTCTTTATTAACATGATCAATAATAAATTTTTTATCCATTTTTTAATCCTTATAATAACTGTTGAATTATTTCATTAATTTTATTCATAAATTTTTTTGGTATTTCAATTGGTAAAACATGAGATGTATCTTTAAAAATTGTTACTTCTACATGTGGGATAATTTTTTTAAAATATTTTTCTGTTGTTTTTGTTGGAACGATTACATCATTTTCTCCCAATATCAGATATGTAGGTCAACTTATATTTTTATAACATGTTGAAGAATTTTTCAAAGATTTAGGGTTACATAAATTCATCACTAAATGATTAATTTGTTTTTTATGTTCATCTACAAATTGAATAAATTCTTCTATAGTTTTATGAAGATTTAAATCATTCATTTTATCTTTTTGATTAGTTTCATACTTGTGAACATATTTTTTTAAAAAATTTAAATTCAAAAACAAATTAATTGCAAATGCACTTTTCAAATTAACACACTTAACATTGTATGGTGCAATTAATATTAAACCTTTAACCAATCTAGAATCTAACATTGTAGATACCTTTGCTACTATAGCTGCACCCATTGAATGTCCCATCAATATGACATTTTTAAAATTATTTTCATTAATTCATTTATAAATTTTTTGTGCGTAACTTTCAATATTTATTTCTTTTGATTTGAAAGGTAAATTATTATGACCAGGTAATGTAAATTGATAAAAAGTATACTTACCTAAATATGGAATAAGTGGTTCAAAATTATGATGTGCTGCTGCAATTCCATGACAAAAAATCACAATACTTTTATGCTTGTGTTTTGGGGAAAAATATTTATAAACTTCTAAATTTTTATCAAATATTGTTTTTTCAATTTGCATCATTTAAATAAACTAATCATATAATAATTTAAATTTTAAATATTATAAAAAAATAATTGTTTAAAAATTTTTTAATTAAATTTTATTAAAAAAAAAAAAAAAACATGAAACCTTTTTTGGTTTCATGTTTTAGCTTTATAAATTTATTTAATTATTTAAATTTACAGGTGCTTTCTTAACAAAATATCAATGTTTTGTATTACATGAATCAATACATGATTTTGTAAGATTTATTTCTTTATCAAGAATTCATTTTGTTTCATTATTAAAAATAGTATGTGATGATTCTAATTGCAATAAATGTTTTTTCTTATTAATTTTCAAAGCACTAATAATTGTGTACTTAATAACTTTTTGAACATAAGATTCTTCAATATTAAATTCTTTAACTAAAATTTCAGCTAAAAGATTTCAATCATTATTTAGAATAGCAGGTTGAATAGTTTTTACAATTTGATCATTAGAATAATTCATTAATGAAGCAACATTGTTTAATTTGTTTAAACGATTTTTTGCAATTTTTTCTTCAAAGTAAACTGGACCAAAACAAATTCCAGCAAACAAGAATAAGATAACACACAATAATAGATTTCCAATTAATGGATCTAATAATTCATTAGGTTTTTCAGAATATTGTGCACCAACTAAACCTAAATTAACAAATGGTTGAGCAACACTGAAAATTAACCCCAAAGCAACTAACACAAAACTAACTCATCCAGTAAATTTAAAATATGAGTTTCTTTGTGTTGCTACTCTATTAGTTTTTCGATTCATCAAACCACCAAAAATTGCGAACGCAATAAAAGCAAACGCAAATAATGAAACTCAAGTCGCCATTAAATCAGCAAAATTAATTAGTTTTGCTTGAGATGAGAATCCAGTTCCATCATATGCACCAGCATAACTACCAGGGAAATAACCTAATCCACCAATAATACAGAAAACAATAATTACAGGAACACTTAAAGTAAATGTATATAATGTTCCTAATATTGGTTGTGGACGATTTAACATTAATAAAGTTCTAGAAGGAATTACAAGTTCTCCTTCTTTAATCAAATCTTCTACAAATCTTGGAGCTCATGCAGCAAAACCATTAATAATTCCTAATACACCAACAGCAATTAAAATATTAATTACTCCAAATAATCAACCAACATTTTTAGCTTTTAATCAATCTTGGAATGAATAGAAACTACCACCAGCACTACCTAATGACATTGAAACTGCAATAATTAGATAAATTACAGTAACAATAACTAATCCAATAAATATTGCTTTAGGTGTTTTTTTAGGTTCACGCATTTCTGATTGTAAACCAGCAGTAACATAGAAACCATCAAATGCAAAGAAAATAGCAGCCATTGCACCAAAAGTTCCAAAAAATGGTGTTAATTCAAATAAATTAGTTGCACTACCATTTCATAAATTAGGATCACCAATATTATTTATTCCACCCGTTGTTGTTCCATCAGTATTTGTAACTGGCATTGCAGCTAATACAAAACCTAAAATAGCAACAACTACTAAAGGAATAAATTTTAAAGCTGTAATAATTCAGTTTTGAATATTAGTTGCTTTTGATGAAAGACCACAAACAAAAATAAAGTAAATAGAAATAGCTAAAATGATAATCATTCAAATAGCTCAATCATTACTAGTACCAAAATTATTATTGACATTAAATCCAGCCAAAGCATCTTGCAATGAAACAATTACATAAATAGGCATGAAAAAGAATGTTAATGGCAAATAGATGAAGGTCATAAAATATTTACAACCCTTGTATATATACTTACCATTGAATTCTTTACATCATCCAATCATTGAAAGATTATCATTTCTAGCACTAGCAATTTCAATTAAAGCTAAAGCCATACAAATAACTGCAAATGCAGCTATAACTCATGAAAAAATAGCTCAAATTAAATTACTTCCAGAGTAAGCTAAAACCGTACTAGATTTAAAAAAGATTCCAGCACCAACAGAACTACCAATAACAATAGCAATTGCACTTATAAAACCAATTTTTTTACTTGTGGGTGCATTTGCTAATGAACGTTCAGCAGCTGAAACATTACTATTGTTTCCGCTTTCTTGAACTAATACATCATTATTCATATTCATAAAATTTCCTATTTTTAAACATCTTCTCTAATAAGAGGCATTGACATACATCTAGCACTTCCCATTCCTAAAGATAATTGATTACCTTGGAAAGGAATAACTTCAATTCCGGCTTTTATTAATGCTGCTTCAGTTTTCTTATTTCTTGAATAACCTACTACAACACCTGGTTGAGTAACTAAATAATTAGTTGCATCAAAATTTGTTTCAATATTGATATCAATTTGAGAAGCATTTTCACCAGCAACTGGAATTAAAATTGGTTTTTTACCAATGATAATACTTAATGCTTTTGATAAATCCATATTTAATTCTTTTGGACTAGAAATAGATTTTCCTGATGAAATATCAATTTCTCAAATTTTCAAAACTGACAACATATTTGGTGAATATAAAAATTTATTATGATCCAACATTGTTAGTCAAGTATCTAAATGCATTAAATTAGGCATTTTAGGAACATTAATTGCATAAATTTTTTTGAAAAGACATTCTTTATTTTTCAAAATATTTTTAGCTAATTCTTTAATAGTAACCATTTTTGTTCTTTCTGAAACACCTACTACTAAAGTATTCTTATTGTAAACAAAAACGTCCCCACCTTCTATATCCAATCCCTTTGTAGGAACAATGTATCTAG
This is a stretch of genomic DNA from Mycoplasmoides pirum ATCC 25960. It encodes these proteins:
- a CDS encoding pyridoxamine 5'-phosphate oxidase family protein — encoded protein: MDKKFIIDHVNKEHNDALENIYKTYINKKYKKILFLDFDLKYIYLNVDNKKEKIPFNKPLKSFSDFKNAFIEMSKKSKDGFDAKKVKTIIDDFVNSYNSVVLATVMNNNPIASTAPILRYKDNLYIYISEMAEHYSAIKKNPNKIRLMFLEDEKLAYSPFNRKRVIYQAKAKFVTDKKEFNLTFNNYIKRVGSGGGIEMIKNMKDFHLIRLELVSGKAYLGFGQAYLIKNNKILILNTGSMGHK
- a CDS encoding alpha/beta fold hydrolase encodes the protein MMQIEKTIFDKNLEVYKYFSPKHKHKSIVIFCHGIAAAHHNFEPLIPYLGKYTFYQFTLPGHNNLPFKSKEINIESYAQKIYKWINENNFKNVILMGHSMGAAIVAKVSTMLDSRLVKGLILIAPYNVKCVNLKSAFAINLFLNLNFLKKYVHKYETNQKDKMNDLNLHKTIEEFIQFVDEHKKQINHLVMNLCNPKSLKNSSTCYKNISWPTYLILGENDVIVPTKTTEKYFKKIIPHVEVTIFKDTSHVLPIEIPKKFMNKINEIIQQLL
- a CDS encoding APC family permease, which codes for MNMNNDVLVQESGNNSNVSAAERSLANAPTSKKIGFISAIAIVIGSSVGAGIFFKSSTVLAYSGSNLIWAIFSWVIAAFAVICMALALIEIASARNDNLSMIGWCKEFNGKYIYKGCKYFMTFIYLPLTFFFMPIYVIVSLQDALAGFNVNNNFGTSNDWAIWMIIILAISIYFIFVCGLSSKATNIQNWIITALKFIPLVVVAILGFVLAAMPVTNTDGTTTGGINNIGDPNLWNGSATNLFELTPFFGTFGAMAAIFFAFDGFYVTAGLQSEMREPKKTPKAIFIGLVIVTVIYLIIAVSMSLGSAGGSFYSFQDWLKAKNVGWLFGVINILIAVGVLGIINGFAAWAPRFVEDLIKEGELVIPSRTLLMLNRPQPILGTLYTFTLSVPVIIVFCIIGGLGYFPGSYAGAYDGTGFSSQAKLINFADLMATWVSLFAFAFIAFAIFGGLMNRKTNRVATQRNSYFKFTGWVSFVLVALGLIFSVAQPFVNLGLVGAQYSEKPNELLDPLIGNLLLCVILFLFAGICFGPVYFEEKIAKNRLNKLNNVASLMNYSNDQIVKTIQPAILNNDWNLLAEILVKEFNIEESYVQKVIKYTIISALKINKKKHLLQLESSHTIFNNETKWILDKEINLTKSCIDSCNTKHWYFVKKAPVNLNN
- a CDS encoding arginine deiminase family protein, which codes for MNSNQKGIHVYSEIGKLKEVLVHRPGRELDFLDPTRLDELLFAATLEAETARLEHDNFTNALKNQGVTVIELADLVAQTYSSSTPTIKAAFINKYLDEATPALTTKLRTLVKDFLTKQKSVRKMVDYMIGGILSTDLNIKGKPELIVEPMPNAYFTHDPFASVGNGVTLHYMKHNVRRREVLFSEFIFNNNERFQNTPRYIVPTKGLDIEGGDVFVYNKNTLVVGVSERTKMVTIKELAKNILKNKECLFKKIYAINVPKMPNLMHLDTWLTMLDHNKFLYSPNMLSVLKIWEIDISSGKSISSPKELNMDLSKALSIIIGKKPILIPVAGENASQIDINIETNFDATNYLVTQPGVVVGYSRNKKTEAALIKAGIEVIPFQGNQLSLGMGSARCMSMPLIREDV